The Bacillota bacterium genome has a window encoding:
- a CDS encoding energy-coupling factor ABC transporter permease: MSHLHIPDGIIPLPWIVLGLAATAVLVAFSVLALRRQDPVKVVPRIGVLAALMLAAMSLPIPVLNYHVNLTVLAGIIAGPAQGFIGCLIANVILALTGHGGITVVGINTVVTGIEVLVGWAVWTGLRRVVRRPFALAAATTVIALALSTTAMLGVVAGTQINPGLVRHAHEKPAVVNLEEQLIGEHIGEDHGPEDNHPDDHPDEDAHGPLSLGTFAAVVYSAGMVGWAIEAAIIGAVAQFLARARPDLIGAL; encoded by the coding sequence TTGTCCCATCTCCACATACCGGACGGCATAATCCCTCTTCCCTGGATCGTTCTGGGGTTGGCGGCCACTGCAGTGCTGGTGGCATTCTCAGTGCTTGCTTTGAGAAGGCAGGATCCGGTGAAAGTGGTCCCGCGTATCGGCGTGCTGGCAGCGCTGATGCTGGCAGCCATGAGCCTGCCGATCCCAGTGCTGAACTACCATGTGAACCTCACGGTCTTGGCCGGAATTATCGCAGGCCCAGCCCAAGGCTTCATCGGGTGCCTGATAGCCAACGTGATCCTTGCGCTCACCGGCCACGGAGGCATCACTGTGGTGGGCATCAACACCGTCGTCACGGGAATCGAGGTCCTGGTCGGGTGGGCCGTATGGACCGGCCTTCGCCGTGTAGTGAGGCGCCCCTTCGCCCTGGCCGCCGCGACCACGGTCATCGCGCTTGCTCTCTCCACCACGGCCATGCTCGGCGTCGTCGCCGGGACGCAGATCAACCCTGGACTGGTTCGGCACGCCCACGAGAAACCTGCAGTAGTGAATCTGGAGGAACAGCTCATCGGAGAGCACATTGGAGAGGATCACGGCCCAGAGGACAACCACCCGGATGACCATCCGGACGAGGACGCTCACGGCCCCCTTTCCCTTGGGACGTTCGCTGCTGTTGTCTACTCCGCTGGCATGGTTGGATGGGCAATCGAGGCCGCGATCATCGGAGCAGTGGCACAGTTCCTCGCGCGGGCCCGCCCGGACTTGATTGGGGCATTGTAG
- the ftcD gene encoding glutamate formimidoyltransferase — protein sequence MSEQPVDRRVVECVPNFSEGRRPEVVAAIVEAIAQTPGVRILDHTSDHDHNRSVVTFVGPPEACTEGAFAGISRAADLIDMEAHCGGHPRIGAADVVPFVPIRGVTMAECVELARTLGKRVAEELGIPVYLYGEAATSPDRRNLADIRRGEYEGLKQTIDTPERHPDFGPPRLHPTAGATVIGARMPLIAFNVNLGTGDLEIARKIARAVRGSSGGLVHVRAIGVMLSERNIAQVSMNLVDYTRTPIHRAVEMVRREAQRYGVPIVETELIGLMPLDAILDSAAFYLQLPKLSSGQILEAKIWDED from the coding sequence ATGAGTGAGCAGCCCGTGGACCGGCGCGTCGTCGAGTGCGTGCCGAACTTCAGTGAAGGCAGGAGACCCGAGGTCGTCGCAGCCATAGTCGAGGCGATTGCCCAGACGCCGGGAGTCCGGATCCTGGACCATACCTCCGATCATGACCACAACAGAAGCGTGGTCACTTTCGTCGGCCCTCCTGAGGCCTGCACGGAAGGTGCATTCGCTGGGATATCCCGGGCAGCGGATCTCATAGACATGGAGGCGCACTGCGGCGGCCACCCCAGAATCGGGGCAGCGGATGTCGTGCCCTTCGTGCCGATCCGTGGAGTCACCATGGCAGAATGTGTCGAGCTCGCTCGCACACTGGGCAAGCGGGTTGCAGAGGAACTCGGGATTCCGGTGTACCTATACGGGGAAGCGGCGACGAGCCCGGACCGGCGGAACCTGGCGGACATCAGGCGAGGGGAGTATGAGGGACTCAAACAGACAATAGACACCCCGGAAAGACATCCGGACTTCGGCCCGCCCAGACTGCACCCTACCGCAGGCGCAACAGTGATCGGTGCGCGCATGCCTCTCATCGCATTCAACGTCAACCTCGGCACCGGAGACCTGGAGATCGCCAGGAAGATCGCCCGTGCAGTCAGGGGGAGCAGTGGAGGGCTCGTGCACGTCCGGGCAATTGGGGTAATGCTCTCTGAGAGGAACATCGCGCAGGTCTCGATGAACCTGGTAGACTACACGAGGACCCCTATCCACCGTGCAGTCGAGATGGTCCGCAGGGAGGCCCAGAGGTACGGCGTCCCGATCGTGGAGACCGAACTCATAGGCCTCATGCCCCTCGACGCGATTCTCGATTCAGCAGCATTCTACCTACAGCTTCCAAAGCTCTCCTCAGGACAGATTCTGGAGGCAAAGATATGGGATGAGGACTGA
- a CDS encoding transcriptional repressor: protein MPCAELPPAERMLKAAGHKLTEQRRSILALFERGSEHLTAAEVHDAVRSRDPEIGLTTVYRTLELLSDVGILRRVNFNDGAVRYERSLGSRGHHHHLVCMGCGKVIEFGECQIRSIEQRLAQVTGFKIEKHWLEVTGRCEECQK from the coding sequence ATGCCCTGCGCGGAACTACCTCCCGCTGAGCGGATGCTCAAGGCGGCTGGGCACAAACTCACGGAGCAGCGCAGATCCATCCTCGCACTCTTTGAACGGGGCTCGGAGCACCTGACCGCAGCTGAGGTTCATGACGCTGTACGGTCACGTGACCCCGAAATCGGCTTAACAACCGTTTACCGTACACTTGAGCTCCTGTCGGATGTGGGCATTCTGCGACGGGTGAACTTCAACGACGGCGCTGTGAGATACGAGCGGAGCCTGGGGTCCCGAGGGCACCATCACCATCTTGTGTGCATGGGGTGCGGCAAGGTGATCGAATTCGGGGAATGTCAGATTCGCTCCATTGAGCAGAGGCTCGCCCAGGTCACCGGGTTCAAGATCGAGAAGCACTGGCTCGAAGTGACTGGCCGGTGCGAGGAATGCCAGAAATAG
- the hutI gene encoding imidazolonepropionase, translating to MRTEPSELLLIHAAELATCAPEGVPPGPRRGTDLGRVGIIPDGAIACAHGRIVDIGPTREVLSREPRGCPEIIDASGKTVLPGFVDAHTHLVFAGTRHEEHIMRIQGAKYLDILSAGGGIISTVEATRKASFEDLQATATKRLDTVLLHGTTTLEAKSGYGLDLTSELKQLEVLRAASCKHPVEVVSTLLAAHAVPPEFEGDVEGYLDFIIREVLPAVASRRLAEFCDVFCEEGVFSTQQAERLLLAAQRLGLRSKLHADEINPIGGAELAASLGAVSADHLAAASRTGMDRLAEAGVVAVLLPATMFTLMSDRYADARGMIDRGVAVALATDFNPGTSPVPSMQFVLTLACLEMKMTPAEAVSAATVNAAWAIGRGDRAGSLSPGRPADFIVVDVPALDALPFQIGVNCVTDVVKGGRVVVKDGRRVGSAPSGDRAF from the coding sequence ATGAGGACTGAGCCTTCTGAGTTACTACTAATTCACGCTGCCGAGCTAGCAACGTGCGCTCCGGAGGGCGTGCCGCCCGGCCCCCGGCGCGGCACGGACCTCGGCCGGGTGGGCATCATTCCCGACGGCGCTATCGCGTGCGCCCACGGACGCATCGTAGACATCGGACCCACGCGCGAAGTGCTCTCCCGGGAACCACGTGGATGCCCCGAGATCATCGATGCGTCCGGTAAGACCGTCTTGCCCGGGTTTGTGGACGCCCACACCCACCTCGTATTCGCTGGCACGCGCCACGAAGAACACATAATGCGCATACAAGGGGCCAAGTACCTCGACATCCTGTCCGCAGGAGGCGGGATCATCAGCACTGTCGAGGCGACCCGCAAGGCCAGTTTTGAAGACCTGCAGGCCACTGCCACCAAGAGACTCGACACCGTGCTTCTCCACGGGACTACGACTCTCGAGGCGAAGAGCGGGTATGGCCTGGATCTCACGTCTGAACTCAAGCAACTCGAGGTCCTCCGAGCGGCCTCCTGCAAGCATCCAGTTGAGGTAGTGAGCACTCTCCTCGCTGCCCACGCCGTGCCCCCGGAGTTCGAAGGAGATGTCGAAGGGTATCTGGACTTTATCATCAGAGAGGTTCTCCCGGCAGTGGCATCAAGGCGCCTCGCGGAGTTCTGCGACGTCTTCTGTGAGGAGGGGGTGTTCTCCACCCAGCAGGCGGAACGTCTGCTCCTCGCTGCTCAGCGTCTGGGCCTCCGTTCGAAACTCCACGCAGACGAGATAAACCCCATCGGCGGGGCGGAACTGGCCGCCTCCCTGGGAGCCGTGTCCGCGGACCACCTCGCCGCAGCATCCCGGACCGGGATGGACCGCCTTGCGGAAGCAGGCGTAGTTGCGGTGCTGCTCCCAGCGACCATGTTCACTCTCATGTCTGACAGGTACGCTGATGCCAGAGGAATGATAGATCGAGGGGTTGCAGTAGCTCTGGCCACTGATTTCAACCCCGGGACGTCCCCTGTGCCATCCATGCAGTTCGTCTTGACTCTGGCGTGTCTGGAGATGAAGATGACCCCAGCCGAGGCTGTATCCGCAGCCACAGTGAACGCCGCCTGGGCGATCGGGCGAGGGGATAGAGCGGGAAGCCTTAGTCCAGGCCGGCCGGCAGACTTCATAGTTGTTGACGTCCCTGCACTCGATGCACTTCCATTCCAGATAGGTGTGAACTGTGTCACTGATGTTGTAAAGGGCGGGCGCGTAGTGGTGAAGGACGGAAGGCGAGTGGGGAGTGCCCCATCGGGCGACCGTGCTTTCTAG